In one Methylocaldum szegediense genomic region, the following are encoded:
- a CDS encoding flagellar brake protein has protein sequence MPAEISEIPDVHVLRSRGEIIEKLKLMQTKKCLLSAQPDGRNLGYMTTVVQVMPEKGLVVMDLSENPGINQTVLAAQKVAFRGQVDGIPSRFVLTGLVEATLNGQTVLVAAIPDSLYWRQRRKFYRVAIPIAIPAKCVLSVDGKREEFAVADISLSGLALIDKAHRLGDPFAAGHLLENCRLVLPQHGELPLSLEIRNKAPLTSANSPAGQRVGCAFRCTGRNFEVILQKFIYEVELHKKRQDDLSRRDR, from the coding sequence ATGCCAGCCGAAATCAGTGAAATCCCGGATGTACATGTTTTGCGAAGCCGGGGCGAGATCATCGAAAAACTCAAGCTGATGCAGACCAAAAAGTGTCTGTTGAGCGCGCAGCCGGACGGAAGAAACCTGGGTTACATGACGACGGTCGTGCAGGTGATGCCGGAAAAGGGTTTGGTGGTCATGGATTTGAGCGAGAATCCAGGCATCAATCAGACCGTGCTGGCGGCGCAGAAGGTCGCATTCCGCGGCCAAGTCGACGGTATCCCGAGCCGGTTTGTCTTGACCGGGCTTGTCGAAGCGACTCTGAACGGACAGACCGTATTGGTAGCTGCTATTCCTGACTCTTTGTACTGGCGGCAACGTCGGAAGTTTTACCGTGTGGCGATTCCGATCGCCATTCCAGCCAAATGCGTGCTTAGTGTGGACGGCAAGCGCGAGGAATTCGCCGTTGCCGATATCAGCCTTTCGGGGCTGGCTCTAATCGACAAAGCGCATCGGCTCGGCGACCCTTTCGCCGCGGGACATCTTCTTGAGAATTGCAGACTGGTCCTGCCCCAACATGGCGAGCTGCCGCTCAGTCTCGAGATACGCAACAAGGCGCCACTGACCAGCGCCAATTCGCCGGCCGGCCAGCGGGTGGGGTGTGCTTTCCGCTGCACCGGCCGAAACTTCGAAGTCATTCTCCAGAAATTCATCTACGAGGTCGAACTGCATAAAAAGCGCCAAGACGACCTATCGCGTAGAGACCGCTAA
- a CDS encoding DEAD/DEAH box helicase encodes MILDRFHPAVSAWFRDAFPAPTECQTEAWDAIKSGRHTLIAAPTGSGKTLAAFLAAIDDLVREGEVFGLPEETRVLYISPLKALSNDIHKNLEAPLDGINAKLFELGSTDVAIRSQVRTGDTPALARAAMSKHPPHILVTTPESVYILLTSEGGRRMLKTVRTVIVDEIHAVVGSKRGSHLALSLERLERLVEHRLTRIGLSATQNPIESVARFLTGGADCRIIDTGHRRRLDLAIELPDSPLEAVLSQQAAKEIYDRMTALIEAHKTTLIFVNTRRLAERVARALSERLGEEHVTSHHGSLSREQRLSAEHRLKTGKLKALVATASLELGIDVGDVDLVCQLGTTGSISTFLQRVGRSGHFAGGLPKGRLFPASRDDLIECIALLDAVRRGELDRLVMPQKPMDVLAQQIVAMVAAEDWSEDELYRTVCRAYPYRDLSRKEFDDVVKMLAEGFSSRRGTRGAYVHRDGIHKRLRARRGARLTAVTCGGAIPDNSEYRVILEPSGEFIGTVDEDFAIESLAGDIFQLGNASWRVLRLEAGTLRVEDARNQPPSIPFWFGEAPGRTHELSYAVARLRREIEDRLEDNACDRNLNLSAARAFLENEVSISPLAASQAVNYLAAAKLALGTLPTLDTLVFERFFDESGGMQFIIHAPYGSRVNRAWGLALRKRFCRTFNFELQAAATENAIILSLGTSQSFALEDVTRFLNTRTVRDTLVQALLAAPMFTVRWRWNAVCSLALKRFQGGRKTPPYLLRMQAEDLVTAVFPDQLACFENIVGDREVPDHPLVNQTVHDCLTEAMDIDRLIEVIGGIENGTIRVVCRDLTEPSPLAAEIVNSKIYSFLDDAPLEERRTRAVASRRWLDPSEASDLGRLDQAAIDRVRQEAWPEAANADELHDALQMLGFLRQSEAEIGWEGFFRELKLQGRVTELVGPTGNQLWIAAERLPQFRAVYAQADGSSSARIVYAAQLPPEYRAQNWTPEDALKEIVRARIDCTGPVRAAELAEALGLPVTRIEAALSALQTEGFVLRGSYTPGSNTEEWCERRLLARIHRYTINRLRQEIEPVSGADFMRFLFRWQHVHPENRMQGAQALAAIVAQLEGFEAAAVAWEGDLLPARIADYDPAWLDALCLSGKIVWTRLSASKSGQGPVKSSPMALVSRRHLAYWQQFAAACDSTDLSPSAQRVADILSTRGALFFEELAQWAGLLPTQLENALAELVARGRVASDSFMGLRALLMPEQKKQRYRGLSFGMAEAGRWTLVQPPPRIDESPSEAVNQEAAEHVAGTLLKRYGVVFRALLARETIVPAWHDLLRIYRRLEARGEIRGGRFVAGHFGEQFALPEAVEILRAVRKEQDRETLVTLSAVDPLNLVGIVTPGAKIPALPGNRVLFRGGIPTALYIGKETQFLVSVEKHREWEFKNRLTQRTIPPQLRAYLGSAS; translated from the coding sequence ATGATCCTCGACCGCTTTCATCCCGCCGTCTCGGCCTGGTTCCGCGACGCCTTTCCCGCGCCCACCGAATGCCAGACCGAAGCCTGGGACGCCATCAAATCCGGCCGGCATACGCTGATTGCCGCGCCCACCGGCTCCGGCAAAACCCTCGCGGCGTTCTTGGCCGCCATTGACGACCTGGTTCGGGAAGGCGAAGTCTTCGGCTTGCCGGAAGAAACCCGCGTACTCTACATCTCGCCGCTCAAAGCGCTGAGCAACGACATCCACAAGAACCTCGAAGCGCCGCTGGACGGCATCAACGCAAAACTGTTCGAGCTCGGCTCGACCGACGTGGCAATCCGCTCGCAGGTCCGAACCGGCGACACCCCGGCGCTGGCGCGGGCGGCCATGAGCAAGCATCCGCCCCATATCCTGGTGACCACGCCCGAGTCGGTTTATATCCTGCTCACCAGCGAGGGCGGCCGGCGCATGCTGAAAACCGTGCGCACGGTGATCGTCGACGAAATCCACGCGGTGGTGGGTAGCAAGCGCGGGTCGCACCTGGCCTTGTCGCTCGAACGTCTAGAACGCCTGGTCGAGCACCGCCTTACCCGCATCGGCCTCTCCGCGACCCAGAATCCTATCGAGTCGGTCGCCCGCTTTCTGACCGGCGGGGCCGATTGCCGCATCATCGACACCGGACACCGGCGCCGGCTCGACCTTGCCATCGAATTGCCCGATTCGCCGCTCGAAGCGGTGTTGTCCCAGCAGGCGGCCAAGGAAATCTACGACCGCATGACGGCGCTGATCGAGGCGCACAAGACCACGCTGATCTTCGTCAACACGCGCCGCCTGGCGGAACGGGTGGCCCGCGCCCTGAGCGAACGGCTGGGCGAAGAGCACGTCACCTCGCACCACGGCAGCCTGTCGCGGGAACAGCGCCTGTCCGCCGAACACCGCTTGAAAACCGGCAAGCTGAAAGCATTGGTCGCCACTGCCTCTTTGGAACTCGGCATCGACGTGGGCGACGTGGACCTGGTTTGCCAACTGGGTACCACCGGCTCGATCTCCACCTTTCTGCAGCGGGTGGGCCGTTCCGGTCATTTCGCCGGCGGTTTGCCCAAGGGCCGGCTGTTCCCGGCCAGCCGGGACGATCTCATCGAGTGCATCGCCCTGCTAGACGCGGTGCGGCGGGGCGAACTGGACCGTTTGGTCATGCCACAGAAACCGATGGACGTCCTGGCCCAACAGATCGTGGCGATGGTGGCCGCGGAGGATTGGTCCGAGGACGAGCTCTATCGCACCGTCTGCCGGGCATATCCCTACCGGGATCTGAGCCGGAAGGAATTCGACGACGTTGTGAAGATGCTGGCGGAAGGCTTCAGCAGCCGGCGCGGCACGCGCGGTGCCTACGTGCACCGGGACGGTATCCACAAGCGCCTGCGCGCCCGTCGCGGCGCGAGACTCACCGCCGTGACCTGCGGCGGGGCGATCCCGGACAATTCCGAATACCGCGTGATCCTGGAACCTTCGGGGGAATTCATAGGCACCGTCGACGAAGATTTCGCTATCGAAAGTCTGGCCGGTGACATTTTCCAACTCGGCAACGCGAGCTGGCGAGTCTTGCGCTTAGAAGCCGGCACCCTGCGCGTCGAGGACGCCCGTAATCAGCCGCCCAGCATCCCGTTCTGGTTCGGCGAAGCCCCGGGGCGGACGCACGAGCTGTCCTATGCGGTGGCGCGGCTACGGCGGGAAATCGAGGATCGTTTAGAGGACAACGCTTGTGATCGAAACCTCAACCTTTCCGCCGCCAGAGCCTTTCTCGAAAACGAGGTCAGCATTTCGCCGCTGGCCGCATCGCAGGCCGTCAATTATCTCGCCGCGGCCAAACTCGCCTTGGGTACGCTCCCAACCCTGGACACCTTGGTGTTCGAGCGCTTCTTCGACGAATCGGGCGGGATGCAGTTCATCATTCACGCGCCCTATGGCAGCCGGGTCAATCGCGCCTGGGGCCTCGCTTTACGCAAGCGCTTCTGCCGCACCTTCAATTTCGAACTTCAAGCCGCCGCCACCGAGAACGCCATCATTCTCTCCTTAGGCACTTCGCAAAGCTTCGCGCTGGAAGACGTCACTCGTTTCTTGAATACCCGTACCGTGCGCGACACCCTGGTGCAAGCGCTGCTCGCAGCCCCTATGTTCACCGTGCGCTGGCGCTGGAACGCGGTCTGTTCGCTGGCGCTCAAGCGCTTCCAGGGAGGCCGCAAGACGCCCCCTTATCTCCTCCGCATGCAGGCGGAAGACCTCGTCACCGCGGTGTTCCCCGACCAGCTCGCATGCTTCGAGAACATCGTCGGAGATCGGGAGGTGCCCGATCACCCGCTGGTCAACCAGACCGTGCATGATTGCCTGACCGAAGCGATGGACATTGACCGGCTGATTGAGGTAATCGGCGGAATCGAAAACGGCACGATCCGCGTGGTCTGTCGTGATCTCACCGAACCTTCGCCGCTCGCCGCCGAAATCGTCAACTCCAAGATTTACAGCTTCCTCGACGACGCGCCTCTGGAAGAGCGCCGGACCCGCGCGGTAGCGAGCCGCCGCTGGCTCGATCCTTCGGAAGCTTCAGACCTCGGCCGTCTCGATCAGGCAGCCATCGACCGGGTACGGCAGGAAGCCTGGCCCGAAGCCGCCAACGCCGACGAATTGCACGATGCCTTGCAGATGCTGGGCTTTCTTCGGCAATCCGAGGCAGAAATCGGTTGGGAAGGATTCTTTCGCGAATTGAAACTGCAAGGCCGAGTAACGGAATTAGTCGGCCCGACCGGCAACCAGCTCTGGATCGCAGCCGAGCGCTTGCCGCAATTCCGCGCAGTATATGCCCAAGCAGACGGCTCTTCGTCCGCTCGCATCGTTTATGCCGCACAACTGCCGCCGGAGTACCGGGCACAAAACTGGACACCGGAAGACGCGCTGAAAGAAATCGTTCGCGCACGCATCGATTGTACCGGGCCGGTCAGGGCGGCGGAACTGGCGGAAGCCTTGGGCCTTCCGGTCACGCGCATCGAGGCCGCTCTCTCGGCACTGCAAACCGAAGGCTTCGTCCTGCGCGGATCGTACACCCCCGGAAGCAACACCGAAGAATGGTGCGAAAGACGCTTGCTGGCGCGCATCCATCGCTACACCATCAACCGTTTGCGCCAGGAAATCGAACCGGTTTCCGGTGCGGATTTCATGCGTTTTCTGTTCCGCTGGCAGCACGTGCATCCCGAAAATCGCATGCAGGGCGCACAGGCGCTCGCGGCAATCGTGGCCCAACTGGAAGGCTTCGAGGCAGCCGCGGTCGCCTGGGAAGGCGATCTGCTGCCGGCACGAATCGCTGACTACGATCCGGCCTGGCTCGACGCCTTATGCCTTTCGGGCAAGATCGTCTGGACCCGGTTGTCCGCCAGCAAAAGCGGGCAAGGACCGGTCAAATCCTCACCCATGGCGCTCGTCAGTCGGCGTCATCTCGCCTACTGGCAACAGTTCGCAGCCGCGTGCGACTCGACCGACTTGTCACCCTCCGCACAGCGTGTAGCCGATATCTTGAGCACCCGCGGCGCATTGTTCTTCGAAGAACTGGCCCAGTGGGCAGGACTCCTGCCGACTCAGCTGGAAAATGCGCTGGCGGAACTGGTGGCGCGCGGGCGAGTCGCCTCGGACAGTTTCATGGGATTACGTGCTCTACTGATGCCGGAGCAAAAAAAGCAACGCTATCGGGGACTTTCCTTCGGAATGGCGGAAGCCGGACGCTGGACACTGGTTCAGCCGCCGCCGCGGATTGACGAAAGCCCGTCCGAGGCGGTCAATCAAGAAGCCGCCGAGCATGTCGCCGGGACTCTGCTCAAGCGTTATGGCGTTGTGTTTCGGGCGTTGTTGGCGCGCGAGACCATTGTGCCGGCCTGGCATGACCTCCTTCGTATCTATCGGCGTCTAGAAGCCCGCGGCGAGATACGCGGCGGACGCTTCGTGGCCGGACATTTCGGCGAACAGTTCGCCTTGCCCGAAGCGGTGGAGATCCTGCGCGCGGTGCGCAAAGAGCAGGATAGGGAAACCCTAGTCACGCTCAGCGCCGTCGACCCGCTAAACCTCGTCGGCATCGTCACACCCGGCGCCAAAATCCCCGCCCTCCCCGGCAACCGCGTGCTATTCCGGGGCGGCATCCCGACCGCCCTGTACATCGGTAAGGAAACGCAGTTCCTGGTTTCGGTGGAGAAACACCGAGAGTGGGAATTCAAGAACCGGCTGACACAACGAACCATCCCGCCGCAACTGCGGGCTTATCTCGGCTCGGCATCTTAG
- a CDS encoding sensor histidine kinase, translating to MHRLPIKRVLTNGYVVAVIATAIVAIIQYLLLPLFTGSPPLLLFLLGVALAAWQGGFGAGFLATVLSTLSAIFYLIEPYQSWQIFEEKEWLRAMLLLIVGGVLGLMISLLRSGERKALLEVLRQKERLEREIVERQKAEQALNAAHAEVVNERNRLEAIMETLPVGVAILDAQGGIIGANRAVDQVWDAPCPPVRSVDDYTVFKAWWADTGKPVQPDEWAPAQVLKKGEPVVGQLVEILRFDGVRASIHNSAAPIRDASGRIAGAAVVVMDISESVKREQALRESEERYRLAIDAAQMGTWDWDLESHKVVGNARHAALFGYPPKETVMDEHMISDRIHPEDLPLVSAAVDEARDHQFRYDCDFRIVWPDGSVRWVSSIGEFHYNAQGTPVRMIGVLRDITDRKRAEEALREADRQKNEFIAMLGHELRNPLAPIRNAVQVMRKLDTHDPKLQWARDVVDRQLDHLVRLVNDLLDVSRIVQGKLTLQTTLVDLAKVVTQAVETSQPLIDSRHHTLSVTMPEEPIYLEGDEVRLVQVISNLLDNAAKYTMEGGHIWLTAVAENGKAIISIRDTGEGISSALMPHLFDAFTQATRTLDRRQGGLGLGLMIVQKIVEMHGGQVEVKSEGLGKGSEFVIRLPLCEQVCVVPKA from the coding sequence TTGCACAGACTTCCCATCAAACGAGTTTTGACGAACGGTTATGTCGTAGCGGTAATCGCGACTGCAATCGTAGCGATTATCCAGTATCTTCTGCTGCCGCTTTTTACCGGATCGCCGCCTTTGCTTCTTTTCCTGCTCGGTGTGGCGCTCGCGGCCTGGCAGGGCGGCTTCGGCGCGGGGTTCCTCGCCACGGTTTTGAGTACCCTGTCAGCCATTTTCTATTTGATCGAACCTTACCAGTCCTGGCAGATCTTCGAAGAGAAGGAGTGGCTCAGAGCCATGCTGCTACTGATCGTGGGTGGCGTGCTGGGCCTCATGATTTCGCTTCTGCGCAGCGGAGAGCGAAAGGCGCTCCTCGAGGTGCTGCGGCAGAAGGAGCGGCTCGAGCGGGAAATCGTCGAGCGCCAAAAGGCCGAACAGGCGCTAAATGCGGCGCATGCCGAGGTTGTGAATGAGCGGAACCGGCTCGAAGCCATCATGGAAACCCTGCCCGTGGGCGTCGCCATCCTGGACGCCCAAGGCGGCATCATCGGCGCCAATCGGGCCGTCGATCAGGTCTGGGACGCACCTTGTCCGCCTGTGCGATCGGTAGACGACTATACCGTCTTTAAAGCGTGGTGGGCGGATACCGGCAAGCCGGTCCAGCCGGATGAATGGGCACCGGCCCAGGTGTTGAAAAAAGGAGAGCCGGTCGTCGGGCAGCTGGTGGAAATTCTGAGGTTCGACGGGGTTAGGGCAAGCATTCACAACAGCGCCGCACCTATCCGTGACGCGTCCGGTCGCATTGCGGGCGCCGCGGTGGTGGTCATGGACATCAGCGAAAGCGTCAAGCGGGAGCAGGCATTGAGAGAAAGCGAAGAGCGGTACCGATTGGCGATCGATGCCGCCCAGATGGGGACCTGGGATTGGGACCTCGAGAGCCACAAAGTCGTGGGGAATGCTCGTCACGCCGCGCTTTTTGGCTATCCACCCAAGGAAACCGTGATGGACGAACACATGATTTCCGATCGAATACATCCGGAGGATTTGCCGCTTGTCTCGGCCGCCGTAGACGAAGCGAGGGACCATCAATTCCGCTACGACTGCGATTTCCGCATCGTCTGGCCGGACGGTTCGGTTCGCTGGGTTTCGTCGATCGGAGAGTTCCACTATAACGCGCAGGGTACGCCCGTGCGCATGATCGGGGTGTTACGGGACATCACCGACCGCAAGCGGGCCGAGGAAGCGCTACGCGAGGCCGATCGGCAAAAGAACGAATTCATTGCCATGCTCGGTCACGAGCTCCGAAATCCGCTGGCGCCTATCCGAAATGCGGTTCAGGTCATGCGCAAGCTGGATACCCACGATCCCAAGCTGCAATGGGCGCGCGATGTCGTGGACCGGCAGCTCGATCACCTGGTGCGATTGGTCAACGATCTATTGGATGTCTCGCGTATCGTACAGGGCAAGCTCACGCTTCAAACGACCCTGGTCGATCTCGCAAAGGTCGTCACGCAAGCTGTTGAAACCAGCCAGCCGCTGATCGATTCGAGACACCACACGCTGTCGGTCACGATGCCGGAAGAGCCGATTTATCTCGAAGGAGACGAAGTGCGCTTGGTTCAGGTCATCTCGAATCTCCTCGACAACGCCGCCAAATACACGATGGAAGGCGGCCACATCTGGCTTACCGCAGTCGCCGAAAACGGGAAAGCGATCATTTCCATTCGCGATACCGGGGAAGGTATCTCGAGCGCTTTGATGCCTCATTTATTTGATGCATTCACCCAAGCCACTCGTACGCTGGATCGCAGACAAGGCGGCCTCGGACTAGGTTTGATGATCGTTCAGAAGATCGTTGAGATGCATGGCGGTCAGGTCGAAGTCAAGAGTGAAGGACTTGGCAAAGGCAGCGAATTCGTGATTCGATTGCCGCTCTGTGAGCAGGTGTGTGTGGTTCCTAAGGCCTAG
- a CDS encoding IS481 family transposase, whose translation MQIRLHKNARTTPAVRQAIQASTLSERALAQKHGISRTTVRKWKHRSSVEDASHRPHTLRTTLTPAQEAIVVYLRQALLLPLDDLLAVTREFLNPAVSRSGLDRCLRRHGVASLKTLLPPTEKAKVKPFKAYEPGFLHLDVKYLPAIDGEPRRYLFVAIDRATRWVYVALKPNRSALSAKDFLKAVIQAAPFRIQKCLTDNGSEFTDRFLTRTRQPSGTHEFDRLCTEQGIEHRLIPPGRPQTNGLVERFNGRIEEVLQTHHFDSTADLDTTLHRYVELYNHHIPQKALGHLTPIQALKNWQLSHPHLFRKKVYDLAGLDTYPSPRAAPEARTQRLSPC comes from the coding sequence ATGCAGATTCGTCTTCATAAGAACGCCCGTACCACCCCGGCCGTTCGGCAGGCCATTCAAGCGTCCACGTTGAGCGAGCGCGCCTTGGCCCAAAAGCATGGCATTAGCCGAACGACCGTCCGCAAGTGGAAACACCGCTCCTCGGTCGAAGATGCCTCACACCGGCCCCACACCCTCAGAACCACGCTCACGCCCGCCCAGGAAGCCATCGTGGTCTACCTCCGCCAAGCTCTGCTCCTCCCCTTGGATGATCTCCTGGCCGTGACCCGGGAATTTCTCAATCCCGCCGTGTCCCGTTCCGGGCTAGACCGCTGCCTGCGCCGCCACGGGGTGGCGTCCCTCAAGACCCTGCTTCCGCCTACAGAGAAGGCGAAGGTCAAACCCTTCAAGGCCTATGAGCCCGGCTTCCTTCACCTGGATGTTAAGTACTTGCCCGCCATCGACGGCGAACCCCGCCGATACCTGTTCGTCGCCATCGACCGCGCCACCCGCTGGGTCTATGTCGCCCTCAAGCCCAACCGCTCCGCCTTAAGCGCAAAGGACTTCCTCAAAGCGGTGATTCAGGCCGCGCCTTTCCGCATCCAGAAATGCCTGACCGACAACGGCTCGGAGTTTACCGACCGTTTCCTGACCCGAACTCGGCAGCCCTCGGGGACGCATGAGTTTGACCGCCTCTGTACTGAACAAGGCATCGAACATCGCCTGATTCCGCCGGGACGGCCCCAAACGAATGGCCTGGTGGAACGCTTCAATGGCCGCATCGAGGAGGTGTTGCAAACCCATCACTTCGATTCAACCGCCGATCTGGACACCACCCTGCACCGCTATGTCGAGCTGTACAATCATCACATTCCCCAAAAGGCCTTAGGCCATCTCACCCCGATCCAGGCTCTCAAAAACTGGCAACTGTCCCATCCTCATCTTTTTCGAAAGAAGGTTTACGATCTTGCGGGACTTGACACTTATCCCAGTCCGCGCGCAGCACCGGAAGCTCGCACTCAACGCCTTTCTCCATGTTAG
- a CDS encoding alpha-2-macroglobulin family protein, translating to MILPDYALVQKISAPGGDGDAETFGKYKNPFARKRKPPLAVWSGIIDAAPGEHVWSVPVPEYFNGSVRVLAVAVNAGKIGASAVRTVAHNPYVIQPQQPYVVAPGDEFDLGVLVADTTGKPGDKSLEVSVSAGDALELLSPNPQTLKLSPGRDGTVRFRAKAKEKLGPIEVRYRVAGGGEEAGYSEEMSIRPSQPLLTTLQMGVLRMDEQKAGKTRSLDLTRELYDAERHAELAVSVTPGAYLRGIVEFLKHYPYGCTEQVVSQAFPAVVLGANPELGLSPDDPERLLERSLRILQTRQKYDGSFGFWSAADGGDPFYSLYAAHLMLEARDRGYEVADSMFERAMSFADQYAQTPRYRPEEHEAQSYALYLLARSGRNVAERLRSFDADMQRQWEQGGEPVNRVRFFLGAAYKLHHLDSEADRYFGEVRRAWKKTGSLPWGIQKDPDALSLYLYLVNKHAPESLDSQDPQFGRYLVDLSQDLVKQRVSSFRGSWALLGLGSLWSRFAQADGKALQVSAGRPPAPLALQGSTVKRAVLEPTTRPLEIKGDASWNLYYQLTERGYDKTPPAKPISQGVTINRQLLDAKGEKIRELSLQDKLHIRLALHPDRPMKNLAVVMLIPGGFEIDLSEDGLASRKSLPIEKKPLWEPDYIDVQEDRVVFFGALDGGEKYFEFRLKPLNIGTYAVPPVFAEGMYDTEIQYRGLAGTIRVTE from the coding sequence ATGATTCTGCCGGACTATGCCTTAGTGCAGAAGATTTCCGCACCCGGGGGCGACGGCGATGCGGAAACCTTCGGCAAGTACAAGAATCCCTTCGCCCGCAAGCGCAAGCCGCCGCTGGCGGTCTGGTCGGGCATCATCGATGCCGCGCCGGGAGAGCATGTCTGGTCGGTGCCGGTTCCCGAGTATTTCAACGGCAGTGTTCGGGTGCTGGCCGTCGCGGTGAACGCCGGCAAGATCGGAGCGTCTGCCGTACGCACCGTCGCCCACAACCCATACGTGATCCAGCCTCAGCAGCCTTACGTGGTAGCGCCCGGCGATGAATTCGACTTGGGCGTGCTGGTGGCCGACACCACGGGCAAGCCGGGAGACAAGTCTCTGGAAGTGTCTGTCAGCGCCGGCGACGCCCTGGAGCTGCTGTCGCCCAACCCGCAGACCTTAAAACTGTCGCCCGGGCGGGACGGCACCGTGCGCTTCCGCGCCAAAGCCAAGGAAAAGCTGGGACCGATCGAAGTCCGCTATCGCGTCGCGGGCGGCGGTGAGGAGGCCGGCTACAGCGAGGAGATGAGCATCAGACCCTCGCAACCCCTGCTCACCACCCTGCAAATGGGCGTGCTGCGCATGGACGAGCAAAAGGCCGGCAAAACCCGTTCGCTGGATCTGACACGCGAGCTTTACGATGCGGAGCGCCACGCCGAACTGGCAGTCTCGGTCACGCCAGGCGCCTATCTGCGCGGCATCGTCGAATTTTTGAAACATTACCCGTACGGCTGCACTGAGCAAGTGGTCAGTCAGGCCTTTCCTGCCGTCGTGCTGGGCGCTAATCCGGAGCTGGGTCTGTCGCCCGACGATCCGGAAAGACTGCTGGAGCGCAGCTTGCGTATCCTGCAAACTCGGCAGAAATACGACGGCAGTTTCGGCTTTTGGTCGGCTGCCGATGGCGGTGACCCGTTCTACTCCTTGTACGCTGCCCATCTGATGCTGGAAGCGCGGGATCGGGGTTACGAGGTCGCGGACTCGATGTTCGAGCGGGCGATGTCCTTTGCCGATCAATACGCCCAGACACCGCGTTACCGCCCGGAGGAGCACGAGGCGCAGAGCTACGCTCTGTATCTGCTGGCGCGCTCCGGACGGAACGTGGCCGAGCGCCTGCGTTCCTTCGATGCCGATATGCAGAGGCAGTGGGAGCAGGGCGGGGAACCCGTCAACCGGGTTCGGTTCTTCCTCGGCGCCGCCTACAAGCTGCATCATCTGGACTCCGAGGCCGACCGCTATTTCGGCGAGGTACGGCGAGCCTGGAAAAAGACCGGGTCGCTGCCCTGGGGAATCCAGAAGGATCCGGACGCGCTCAGCCTTTATCTTTATCTGGTCAACAAGCACGCGCCGGAGTCGCTCGACTCGCAAGACCCGCAGTTCGGGCGCTATCTGGTGGATCTCTCCCAGGATCTGGTCAAGCAGCGTGTCAGTTCGTTCCGAGGCTCATGGGCGCTGTTGGGCCTCGGCAGTCTTTGGTCCCGTTTTGCTCAGGCCGATGGCAAGGCGTTGCAGGTGTCGGCAGGACGACCGCCGGCTCCGCTGGCCCTGCAAGGCAGCACCGTCAAGCGTGCCGTACTGGAACCCACCACCCGCCCCCTCGAAATCAAAGGCGACGCGAGCTGGAACCTCTACTATCAGCTCACTGAACGGGGCTACGACAAAACCCCGCCGGCGAAGCCTATCTCTCAAGGCGTCACCATTAACCGCCAGTTGCTCGACGCCAAGGGCGAAAAGATCCGGGAACTCAGCTTGCAGGACAAGCTCCACATTCGTCTTGCACTACATCCGGACCGGCCTATGAAGAATCTGGCGGTGGTCATGCTGATTCCGGGGGGCTTCGAAATTGACCTCAGCGAGGACGGTTTGGCTTCGCGCAAATCCCTGCCGATCGAAAAAAAGCCGCTGTGGGAACCCGATTATATCGACGTGCAGGAAGACCGGGTGGTGTTTTTCGGCGCCCTGGATGGCGGCGAGAAATACTTCGAGTTTCGCCTGAAACCCCTCAACATCGGCACCTACGCCGTGCCGCCGGTGTTCGCCGAGGGGATGTACGACACCGAGATTCAGTACCGGGGACTGGCGGGCACGATAAGGGTCACGGAATGA